A window from Chlamydia gallinacea 08-1274/3 encodes these proteins:
- the waaA gene encoding lipid IV(A) 3-deoxy-D-manno-octulosonic acid transferase has protein sequence MIKRRMSKLTTFFYDCFLILAFIIALPKLLYKRFVHGKYKKSLKLRFGLEVPQLPDPRGRVVWFHGASVGEIYLLLPIVQQFMKEYPDWHCVVTAYTESGCESAAKLFSPLGATTFILPLDLSIIIKPIVRAISPALVVFSEGDCWLNFLEEAKRLGATTVVINGKLSSNSCKWFTILKRFGRNYFSPLDGFMLQDDQHKERFLKLGIAEEKIEVTGNIKTYIDPIMDAEARNPWREKLQLSENDELLVLGSVHPSDVEAWFPAILQLRQRCVKVLWVPRHIERKKEIESLLIKEHIPFGLWTQGATFQNNDSIIVDTIGWLKQLYVAADIAFVGGTFDPKIGGHNLLEPLQCGVPLVFGPHITSQSDLAVRLLSCGAGHCLDTPECIVDVITFLLDHPEVRSAYVARGKQFLDSERASFFCTWEALKRHIPCTKT, from the coding sequence ATGATTAAACGCCGAATGAGTAAGTTAACAACGTTTTTTTATGATTGTTTCTTAATTTTGGCATTTATTATCGCCCTGCCTAAACTCTTATATAAGAGATTTGTGCATGGGAAATACAAAAAATCTTTAAAGCTAAGATTTGGCTTAGAGGTTCCTCAACTTCCCGATCCTCGAGGACGTGTCGTCTGGTTTCATGGGGCTTCTGTGGGTGAAATTTATTTGCTTCTGCCTATTGTCCAGCAGTTCATGAAAGAGTATCCTGACTGGCATTGTGTTGTTACTGCCTATACAGAATCTGGGTGTGAAAGTGCTGCCAAATTATTTTCTCCTCTGGGAGCAACGACATTTATTTTACCTTTAGACTTAAGTATAATTATTAAACCTATTGTCCGTGCTATATCTCCCGCACTGGTGGTTTTTTCAGAGGGGGATTGTTGGTTAAACTTTCTAGAAGAAGCTAAACGCTTAGGGGCTACAACAGTAGTTATTAATGGGAAGTTATCGTCTAATTCTTGTAAGTGGTTTACCATTTTGAAACGTTTTGGCAGAAATTATTTTTCTCCCTTAGATGGATTCATGCTTCAAGATGATCAACATAAGGAGAGATTTTTAAAGTTAGGCATTGCAGAAGAGAAAATTGAAGTTACCGGGAATATTAAAACGTACATAGACCCCATTATGGATGCAGAAGCAAGGAATCCCTGGCGGGAAAAACTTCAGTTATCTGAAAATGATGAGCTTTTGGTTTTAGGTTCTGTACACCCTTCGGATGTGGAGGCCTGGTTTCCAGCAATTCTACAGCTGAGACAGCGTTGCGTGAAAGTCCTTTGGGTTCCCAGGCATATTGAACGTAAGAAAGAGATAGAAAGTCTTTTAATCAAAGAACATATTCCTTTTGGTCTATGGACTCAGGGAGCGACTTTCCAGAATAACGACTCTATTATTGTTGATACTATCGGTTGGTTAAAGCAACTCTATGTTGCAGCAGATATTGCTTTTGTTGGGGGTACCTTTGATCCCAAGATAGGGGGACATAATCTGTTAGAACCTTTGCAGTGTGGTGTTCCTTTAGTTTTTGGCCCTCACATCACATCCCAATCAGATTTAGCAGTACGTCTTTTGTCTTGTGGAGCTGGACATTGTCTGGATACTCCGGAGTGTATTGTGGATGTGATTACCTTTTTGCTAGATCATCCTGAAGTAAGGTCTGCTTATGTTGCTAGAGGCAAGCAGTTTTTAGATAGTGAGAGAGCTTCTTTTTTCTGCACCTGGGAAGCTTTAAAAAGGCATATTCCTTGTACAAAAACATGA
- the leuS gene encoding leucine--tRNA ligase yields MRYDPSLIEKKWQEFWRKNASFCARETADCPKYYVLDMFPYPSGAGLHVGHLIGYTATDIVARYKRAKGFSVLHPMGWDSFGLPAEQYAIRTGTHPRETTQKNIQNFKKQLSSMGFSYDENREFATSDPEYYRWTQKLFLFLYEKGLAYRADMAVNYCPELGTVLSNEEVENGFSIEGGHPVERRMLRQWILRITAYADVLLEGLEGLEWPESVKQLQRNWIGKSEGALIRFNVKGALPLEIFTTRPETLCGVTFLVIAPEHPQMGALVSEDRKEEVAAYVHASQNKSERERISESRRGTGVFTGTYATHPITGESLPIWIADYVILGYGSGAVMGVPAHDERDREFAESFSLPIKKVIDDAGHCVQSTYGDFVLSGLSREEARDYVLTYLQERNLGIAKTTYKLRDWLFSRQRYWGEPIPIIHFEDGSCRPLENDELPLLPPDIQDYRAEDMQGVLAKAQEWVYIDDPKTNRKGRRETHTMPQWAGSCWYYLRFCDAHNSQEPWGKENEQYWMPVDLYIGGAEHAVLHLLYARFWHRVFYDAGLVSTPEPFKKLVNQGLVLANSYRIPGKGYISPEDAREENGAWFSPSGEAVEVRQEKMSKSKLNGIDPQGLIEEFGADAVRMYAMFSGPLDKNKLWLNSGVAGCRRFLNRFYELVTSSSVKDVDDPQGCALAHRLVYSVSHDIETLSLNTIPSSFMEFLNAFGKLPVYSKEALRMAVRVLAPIAPHISEELWVHLGYAPGIDSVSWPEVDPKYLEKTVVTFVIQINGKLRARLDLDKDTPKEHVMHLAKKSVAKYLENKEIKKEIFVPNRLVNFVL; encoded by the coding sequence ATGCGGTACGACCCTAGCTTGATAGAGAAGAAGTGGCAAGAATTTTGGAGGAAAAATGCGAGTTTCTGCGCTCGAGAAACTGCCGATTGTCCAAAATATTATGTTTTAGACATGTTCCCCTACCCTTCGGGAGCAGGATTACATGTCGGCCATTTAATTGGCTATACCGCTACAGATATTGTTGCTCGTTATAAACGAGCTAAGGGATTTTCTGTGTTACATCCCATGGGCTGGGATAGCTTTGGTTTACCTGCAGAGCAGTACGCTATTCGTACTGGAACCCATCCTCGAGAAACCACACAAAAGAATATACAAAATTTCAAAAAGCAACTTTCTTCTATGGGATTTTCTTATGATGAAAACCGGGAGTTTGCTACAAGCGATCCCGAGTATTACCGTTGGACGCAAAAGTTGTTTCTTTTTCTTTATGAAAAAGGTCTGGCCTATAGGGCCGATATGGCAGTGAACTATTGTCCCGAGTTAGGGACAGTTTTGTCAAATGAGGAAGTTGAGAATGGGTTTTCTATAGAAGGCGGGCATCCTGTTGAACGTAGAATGCTTCGTCAATGGATTTTGCGTATCACGGCCTATGCTGATGTATTACTGGAGGGGTTGGAAGGTTTAGAGTGGCCAGAAAGTGTTAAGCAGCTTCAGAGAAATTGGATAGGGAAGTCTGAGGGAGCCCTGATTCGTTTTAATGTCAAGGGTGCTCTTCCTCTTGAGATTTTTACTACGCGTCCTGAGACTTTATGTGGTGTTACATTTTTAGTGATAGCTCCCGAACATCCTCAGATGGGAGCTTTAGTTTCTGAGGATAGGAAAGAAGAAGTTGCTGCCTATGTTCATGCTTCACAAAACAAAAGTGAGAGAGAGAGGATAAGTGAGAGCCGGAGGGGAACTGGGGTGTTTACTGGAACCTATGCTACACACCCTATTACGGGAGAGTCCTTGCCCATTTGGATAGCGGATTATGTGATTCTTGGCTATGGGTCGGGCGCGGTTATGGGAGTTCCTGCTCATGATGAACGAGATAGAGAATTTGCAGAATCCTTTTCTTTGCCCATTAAGAAAGTAATTGACGATGCAGGGCATTGTGTGCAGAGTACTTACGGAGACTTTGTATTAAGCGGTCTCTCAAGAGAAGAAGCGCGAGATTATGTTCTGACCTATTTACAAGAGAGAAATTTAGGGATAGCGAAAACTACATATAAGCTCCGCGATTGGCTGTTTTCTCGTCAAAGGTATTGGGGAGAACCCATTCCTATTATTCATTTTGAAGATGGTTCTTGCCGTCCTTTAGAAAATGATGAACTTCCCTTACTTCCTCCGGATATTCAGGATTATCGTGCTGAAGATATGCAGGGGGTTTTGGCTAAGGCTCAGGAATGGGTATATATTGATGATCCAAAGACTAACCGCAAAGGAAGAAGGGAAACCCATACGATGCCACAGTGGGCAGGGTCATGCTGGTATTATTTACGTTTTTGCGATGCTCATAATTCGCAAGAACCTTGGGGTAAGGAAAATGAACAGTATTGGATGCCTGTAGATTTATATATTGGAGGAGCTGAACATGCTGTTCTACACTTACTTTACGCACGTTTTTGGCATCGTGTCTTCTATGATGCAGGGCTAGTTTCTACTCCAGAACCATTTAAAAAACTAGTCAACCAAGGGTTAGTTCTTGCTAATTCTTATCGTATTCCTGGTAAAGGCTATATTTCTCCTGAAGATGCCCGAGAGGAAAATGGTGCTTGGTTTTCTCCCTCAGGAGAGGCAGTAGAAGTCCGTCAAGAAAAAATGTCTAAATCTAAGTTAAATGGTATTGATCCCCAAGGATTAATTGAGGAATTTGGAGCTGATGCAGTACGTATGTACGCCATGTTTTCTGGTCCTCTAGATAAAAATAAGCTTTGGTTGAATTCTGGAGTTGCGGGGTGTAGGCGTTTTCTGAATCGTTTTTATGAGTTAGTGACTTCATCTTCTGTGAAAGATGTAGATGATCCTCAGGGGTGTGCGCTCGCCCATAGGCTAGTGTATTCTGTGAGTCACGATATTGAAACTCTGTCTTTAAATACAATTCCCTCATCTTTTATGGAATTTTTAAACGCATTTGGGAAATTGCCTGTATATTCTAAGGAAGCTTTACGCATGGCTGTTCGGGTGTTAGCTCCTATAGCGCCCCATATTAGTGAAGAGTTATGGGTCCATTTAGGTTATGCTCCAGGAATAGATAGCGTGAGTTGGCCAGAGGTAGATCCTAAATATCTAGAGAAGACTGTGGTGACTTTTGTAATTCAAATAAATGGGAAGTTGCGTGCGCGCCTAGATCTAGATAAGGATACACCTAAAGAACATGTCATGCATTTAGCAAAAAAATCTGTAGCCAAGTATCTAGAAAATAAAGAAATTAAAAAAGAAATTTTTGTTCCTAATCGCCTAGTGAATTTTGTTTTATGA
- a CDS encoding SUMF1/EgtB/PvdO family nonheme iron enzyme yields MNNAQDIEVESLGDYKVLSYLRRTVWCQDILAEHRFIKKRYILKLLHPEMTSSEAFMNVFHEAVVRLATLKHSGIVTIENVSQVNGQYFLVTEDKEIPTCSLSQYLSSKTEGLGELEIYDFVEQLAQILDYVHGHGLVHGNLNLDSVHVDLSGNMTRIFLPELGFSFLLKEHALRHILHECPEGSYFTQLKQATLFQAPEIPSGTVEEDTYAFGVIVYFLLFRRLPQGMFPLPSEIFPGYLYDWDGLLHSCLHYSPEQRPKKLVSILKKKVLGEQLLNVKMQCVDETRDSHQEIENPQVFSLMKEGENIVESIDVTAPAFVLVEAKSIDEAMNTSLDSVEDGDKEEESYSHALQSLLVREPIVSRYVEEEKEETQPQPLFTEMVFISGGEFTRGSREGQRDEHPVHTIVLPGFFLDIHPVTNEQFVRYLEYTGSEQDKHYNELIRLKDSRIQRRSGKLVIEPGYAKHPVVGVTWYGASEYAAWLGKRLPTEAEWEIAAYGGISQQRYPCGEEIDKTQANFFSSDTTAVMSYPANSYGLYDMAGNVYEWCHDWYGYDFYEVSSQESHSPQGPAQGVYRVLRGGCWKSLKGDLRCSHRHRNNPGVVNSTYGFRCAKGVK; encoded by the coding sequence ATGAACAATGCGCAGGACATAGAAGTAGAGTCTTTAGGAGATTATAAGGTTCTTAGTTATTTGAGAAGGACTGTATGGTGTCAGGACATTCTTGCTGAGCATCGTTTTATTAAAAAACGTTATATTTTAAAATTGTTGCATCCAGAAATGACTTCTTCAGAAGCATTCATGAATGTATTTCATGAAGCTGTTGTTAGGTTAGCTACTTTAAAGCATTCTGGCATTGTGACGATAGAAAATGTTTCTCAAGTAAATGGTCAGTATTTTTTAGTTACAGAAGATAAAGAAATTCCTACATGTTCATTAAGCCAATATCTTTCCAGTAAAACGGAAGGATTAGGAGAACTAGAGATTTATGATTTTGTAGAGCAGTTGGCACAAATTTTAGACTATGTTCATGGTCATGGACTAGTGCATGGAAATTTGAATTTGGATTCTGTTCATGTAGACCTTTCGGGTAATATGACGCGTATTTTTCTTCCTGAATTAGGGTTTTCTTTTTTATTAAAAGAACATGCTTTGCGCCATATACTACATGAGTGCCCAGAAGGTTCTTATTTTACTCAATTGAAACAAGCAACTCTTTTTCAAGCCCCTGAGATTCCCTCTGGGACAGTGGAAGAAGACACCTATGCCTTTGGTGTGATTGTTTATTTCCTTTTATTTCGACGTCTTCCTCAAGGCATGTTTCCTTTGCCCTCAGAAATATTCCCAGGTTACCTATATGACTGGGATGGTCTGCTTCATTCCTGTTTACACTACTCTCCAGAGCAACGTCCTAAGAAGTTAGTCTCTATTCTGAAAAAAAAGGTTTTGGGAGAGCAGTTGCTCAATGTAAAAATGCAGTGCGTGGATGAGACTCGTGATAGTCATCAAGAAATAGAAAATCCTCAGGTATTTTCTTTAATGAAAGAAGGAGAAAATATAGTGGAAAGTATAGATGTCACTGCTCCTGCTTTCGTTCTTGTAGAAGCTAAGTCTATTGATGAAGCTATGAATACTTCTTTAGACTCTGTAGAGGATGGGGACAAGGAGGAAGAAAGTTATTCTCATGCTCTGCAATCTTTACTCGTACGAGAGCCTATAGTCAGTAGGTATGTAGAAGAAGAAAAAGAAGAAACGCAACCACAACCTTTATTTACAGAAATGGTATTTATTTCTGGGGGAGAATTTACTAGAGGAAGTCGTGAGGGACAGCGTGATGAACATCCCGTGCATACGATCGTATTACCAGGATTCTTTTTGGATATCCATCCTGTGACCAATGAACAGTTTGTTCGATACTTAGAATATACAGGAAGTGAACAGGATAAGCATTACAATGAATTGATTCGTCTTAAGGATTCGCGTATCCAACGTCGATCTGGTAAATTAGTTATAGAGCCTGGATATGCGAAACATCCTGTTGTGGGAGTTACTTGGTATGGAGCCTCTGAATATGCAGCTTGGTTAGGGAAACGTTTGCCAACTGAAGCCGAATGGGAAATCGCTGCGTATGGGGGGATCTCACAACAACGGTATCCTTGTGGAGAAGAGATAGATAAAACTCAGGCTAATTTTTTTAGTTCTGACACGACTGCTGTGATGAGCTATCCAGCCAATTCTTATGGATTATACGATATGGCTGGTAACGTATATGAATGGTGCCATGATTGGTATGGCTATGATTTCTATGAAGTTTCTTCCCAGGAATCGCATTCTCCTCAAGGTCCTGCGCAAGGAGTATATCGTGTATTGCGCGGGGGATGTTGGAAAAGCTTAAAAGGTGATCTACGCTGTTCTCATCGTCATCGTAATAATCCCGGTGTAGTCAATAGTACATATGGATTTCGTTGTGCTAAAGGAGTTAAGTAG
- a CDS encoding FAD-dependent oxidoreductase, with the protein MTDVLVIGANPAGIILANLLMQHGISVKVIDHRDSANDPGYLDCRELPVILSCSSLELLDNSGLLERFIDKGHKLFGARYHWKKRTVLFKFNQVSESRFPFCLSTSYQAFTLHLIHQFEKNGGIIHWNTRPVTLVDNSIFIENTATQNFENREIYNPKWVIAAEADTDPDVKDLFKTQIKLRKHVKDVLFVHCDEGEPFEESHIHLVPCSKSFLNFVFYNHEKGSKQLYLTNASYPLSIKSRHQLLYNYKLAVADNTEEYYHIRASTHQYPTDYNNFLFLGSVLNNLTFSYLTGMNTNIHAAFNLAWKLIPVLKKAASKYLVTAKEQRNGNILPLLSEKRQQQAKKLLFSHLYAPALMYYFLKTCRQLDVSGGEYYYPAHKALKYQNSEIIKMSPQDKEIQGPSPGMRAINVQLENGNYLLDSLKSIKHLLIFFKDRPDLEKALKEEYGEWLEVTVTKDPKAFSVYHANPDSLFIIRPDCYIGYRTHKFKLHELISYLLRIFAAEKTEG; encoded by the coding sequence ATGACAGATGTTTTAGTCATAGGCGCTAACCCTGCAGGTATTATCCTAGCAAACTTACTTATGCAACATGGGATTAGTGTAAAAGTAATCGATCACAGGGATTCCGCAAATGATCCTGGTTATCTAGACTGTAGAGAACTTCCGGTAATTTTATCTTGTTCTTCTTTGGAACTTCTTGATAACTCCGGTTTATTAGAGAGGTTTATCGACAAAGGACATAAGCTCTTTGGAGCACGTTATCATTGGAAAAAACGGACCGTCTTATTTAAGTTTAACCAAGTATCCGAATCGCGTTTTCCTTTTTGCTTATCGACTTCCTACCAAGCTTTTACCCTGCATTTAATTCATCAATTTGAGAAAAATGGGGGAATCATTCACTGGAATACTCGGCCAGTAACTTTAGTGGATAACAGCATTTTTATTGAAAATACAGCTACGCAAAACTTCGAAAATCGAGAAATTTATAATCCCAAATGGGTAATTGCTGCCGAAGCTGATACTGATCCTGATGTTAAAGACCTCTTCAAAACTCAAATAAAATTACGTAAGCACGTAAAAGACGTCCTGTTTGTCCACTGTGATGAGGGCGAACCTTTTGAAGAAAGCCATATCCATTTGGTTCCCTGCTCAAAAAGTTTTTTAAACTTTGTGTTCTATAACCATGAAAAAGGATCAAAACAGCTATATTTAACCAACGCTAGTTACCCTCTTTCTATAAAAAGCAGGCATCAGCTACTTTATAACTATAAACTTGCCGTTGCTGATAATACTGAAGAATACTACCATATCCGTGCCTCTACACATCAATATCCCACGGACTATAATAACTTTCTCTTTCTTGGGAGTGTGTTAAATAACCTGACTTTTTCCTATCTTACAGGCATGAATACCAATATCCATGCAGCATTCAATCTCGCTTGGAAACTCATTCCTGTTCTAAAAAAAGCTGCGTCAAAATATCTGGTAACAGCTAAAGAACAGAGAAATGGGAATATCCTCCCTCTCCTAAGTGAGAAAAGACAACAACAAGCAAAAAAATTGTTATTCTCTCACCTATACGCTCCTGCCCTAATGTATTATTTCTTAAAGACATGCCGACAACTAGATGTTTCCGGAGGAGAGTACTACTATCCTGCTCACAAAGCTTTAAAATACCAAAATAGTGAAATTATTAAAATGTCTCCTCAAGATAAAGAAATCCAAGGACCTAGCCCAGGCATGCGCGCAATCAATGTGCAACTGGAAAACGGAAATTATCTCCTTGACTCCTTAAAAAGTATTAAACATCTTTTAATTTTCTTTAAAGATCGTCCTGATTTAGAAAAGGCTCTTAAAGAAGAGTATGGGGAGTGGTTGGAAGTCACTGTTACTAAGGACCCCAAAGCATTCAGCGTATACCATGCGAACCCCGATTCTTTATTTATTATTCGTCCAGATTGCTACATTGGCTATAGAACGCATAAGTTCAAATTACACGAACTGATTTCTTACCTCTTAAGGATATTTGCTGCCGAAAAAACAGAAGGTTAA
- a CDS encoding alpha/beta hydrolase, whose product MKKQACSLLSFLLLLIIPTSQVEAIKLPNLPEISDSLIAINTTKTPPYEKCIALNLQSGQHNLIGTLHLPTCPRPKNGYPAVVLFHGFRGSKLGGLKGTYRKLARELARVGIACVRFDLAGCGESEGICTEIPIRTYLKNGEDILHAVATQYPEINPFRLGLAGFSLGCHTAFHLARIYSPSTQRIRAMSLWAPVADGGILFKEMYEASQKNVGGVINLGETFGFDPLPLVICPEDVHDFLSVQDHIVLNSLPVNIPILHMHALNDDLVSLTHQALFYNTAPRNIQFKTYADTGHNLDSTPHLQEIIDDIVMHFQTYL is encoded by the coding sequence ATGAAAAAACAAGCCTGCTCTCTTCTTTCATTTTTATTATTATTGATTATCCCTACTTCACAAGTAGAAGCTATTAAACTACCGAATCTCCCAGAAATCTCGGATAGCCTGATAGCTATTAACACAACGAAAACTCCTCCCTATGAAAAATGTATTGCCCTCAATCTTCAAAGCGGTCAACACAATCTTATCGGTACTTTACATCTTCCTACATGCCCTCGCCCTAAGAACGGGTATCCTGCAGTCGTTCTCTTTCACGGGTTTCGAGGAAGTAAATTAGGGGGGCTAAAGGGAACCTATAGAAAACTCGCACGTGAACTTGCACGTGTAGGAATTGCTTGCGTACGATTTGATCTAGCTGGATGCGGAGAAAGTGAAGGAATTTGCACAGAAATTCCTATTCGCACGTATTTAAAAAATGGAGAAGATATTCTTCATGCCGTAGCCACACAATATCCTGAAATCAACCCTTTTCGCTTAGGATTGGCTGGATTTTCCCTAGGGTGCCATACGGCTTTTCATCTCGCCCGTATATACTCTCCGAGTACACAGCGTATTCGTGCTATGAGCTTGTGGGCTCCCGTCGCTGATGGAGGAATTTTATTTAAAGAGATGTACGAAGCTTCACAGAAAAATGTTGGTGGTGTCATAAATTTAGGGGAAACCTTTGGCTTTGATCCCCTTCCTTTAGTTATTTGCCCCGAAGATGTGCATGATTTCCTCTCAGTTCAAGATCACATCGTACTAAATTCTCTTCCTGTGAACATACCAATTTTACATATGCATGCTTTAAATGATGATCTCGTTTCACTAACACATCAAGCCCTGTTTTATAATACAGCTCCAAGGAACATCCAATTTAAAACCTATGCGGATACAGGGCACAATTTAGACTCTACTCCCCATTTACAAGAGATCATCGATGATATCGTAATGCATTTTCAAACCTATTTATAG
- the ligA gene encoding NAD-dependent DNA ligase LigA: MQSADSQEQYLALCQEIIEDDYLYYVLHQPRISDYDYDLKMQELLSIEAMHPEWVVSWSPSMRLGDRTSGAFPVVAHSQPMLSIANCYTHEDLNDFFSRVEKILGRVPVYTLELKIDGIAVSLRYEQGILVQALSRGNGFAGEDITANICTIRSLPLRLHHQCPDIVEVRGEVFFSKATFAQMNAQQKEANRPVFANPRNAAGGTLKLLSSKEAAQRNLELSIYGMLVGGTESHYQNLLLCKDWGFPVLGRPKQCQTVDEVVQVLDEVGKIRDGLPMEIDGVVIKVDNLRDQQVLGMTGKHYRWALAYKYAPEQGETLLEDIFVQVGRTGVLTPVAKLRPIVLSGSRISRASLYNEEEIERKDIRIGDTVYVEKGGEIIPKIVGVCLEKRPEGTQPWHMPEFCPVCHSRVIRESNKVSVRCANPRCAAGAIEKIRFFVGRGALDIDHLGEKVITKLFDLGVLQRCCDIFQITEQDLLQLPGFKDKSVKNLLKSIQESKVVPLDRFIVALGIPFVGSGVASSLAEHFLTFDAFLGTSLEELKSIDGVGEKIAQSIIEYFSHSENIDDINKMFSLGVQIVSQKKKSASLGKTFVITGTLETMTRPEVERIIRNHGGKVTSAISKHVDYIIVGHHPGSKLFKAQELHIPVLYEKDLLTLLNAK, encoded by the coding sequence ATGCAGAGTGCCGATTCTCAGGAGCAGTACTTGGCTTTATGCCAAGAAATTATAGAAGATGATTATCTATATTATGTTCTGCACCAACCTAGGATTTCCGATTATGATTATGATTTGAAGATGCAAGAGCTTCTTTCTATAGAAGCTATGCATCCCGAGTGGGTAGTTTCTTGGTCACCGTCTATGCGTCTTGGGGATCGTACATCGGGGGCGTTTCCTGTTGTTGCCCATTCTCAACCGATGCTTTCTATTGCTAATTGCTATACACATGAAGATCTCAATGATTTTTTTTCTCGAGTAGAAAAAATCTTAGGCAGGGTTCCTGTGTATACCTTAGAACTGAAAATCGATGGGATTGCTGTGTCTCTTCGTTATGAACAGGGAATTCTTGTTCAAGCTTTAAGTCGTGGTAATGGGTTTGCAGGGGAAGATATTACAGCAAATATTTGTACAATACGCTCTTTGCCTTTGCGTCTTCACCACCAGTGTCCTGATATTGTTGAGGTGCGAGGGGAGGTTTTTTTCTCTAAGGCAACATTTGCGCAAATGAATGCGCAGCAGAAGGAAGCAAATAGGCCTGTGTTTGCTAATCCTAGAAATGCTGCGGGAGGCACTTTAAAGCTTTTATCTTCCAAGGAAGCAGCACAAAGGAATCTTGAACTTTCTATTTATGGCATGTTGGTGGGAGGCACAGAGTCGCATTATCAAAATCTTTTATTATGTAAGGATTGGGGATTTCCTGTATTGGGTAGGCCTAAACAATGCCAAACAGTGGATGAGGTGGTCCAGGTTCTTGATGAGGTAGGGAAAATTCGGGATGGCCTGCCTATGGAAATTGATGGAGTAGTGATTAAAGTTGACAATCTTCGGGATCAGCAGGTCTTGGGGATGACAGGGAAGCATTATCGTTGGGCATTAGCATATAAATATGCCCCTGAACAGGGAGAGACCCTTCTTGAAGATATTTTTGTTCAGGTGGGGAGAACGGGAGTCCTTACTCCTGTAGCGAAATTGCGCCCTATAGTTTTATCGGGATCCAGGATTTCTCGTGCTTCTCTGTATAATGAAGAAGAAATTGAAAGAAAAGATATTCGCATTGGTGACACGGTCTATGTGGAAAAGGGAGGAGAAATTATTCCGAAAATTGTTGGCGTTTGTTTGGAAAAGCGCCCCGAGGGCACACAACCTTGGCATATGCCGGAATTTTGTCCTGTTTGTCACAGTCGTGTCATTCGTGAATCAAATAAAGTTTCTGTTCGGTGCGCGAATCCTCGGTGTGCTGCAGGAGCTATAGAAAAAATCCGTTTTTTTGTTGGTCGTGGAGCTTTAGATATTGATCACTTGGGCGAGAAGGTAATCACGAAGCTTTTTGATTTAGGTGTTTTACAACGGTGTTGTGATATTTTTCAAATTACTGAGCAAGATCTTTTACAATTGCCGGGCTTTAAAGATAAATCAGTGAAAAATCTTCTGAAAAGCATTCAGGAGTCTAAGGTTGTGCCCCTAGATCGTTTTATTGTTGCTCTAGGCATTCCCTTTGTTGGGAGTGGGGTAGCGTCGTCTTTAGCAGAACATTTTCTTACTTTTGATGCTTTTTTGGGCACTTCGCTAGAGGAACTCAAGTCTATTGATGGTGTGGGAGAAAAAATAGCTCAATCAATTATAGAATATTTTTCTCATTCTGAGAATATTGACGACATTAATAAAATGTTTTCTTTGGGAGTTCAGATCGTCTCTCAAAAGAAAAAGTCAGCTTCTCTCGGGAAAACTTTTGTGATTACAGGGACTTTAGAAACCATGACACGACCTGAAGTAGAGAGGATAATCCGGAACCATGGAGGCAAGGTAACTTCAGCCATTTCTAAGCATGTGGACTATATTATTGTTGGTCACCATCCTGGATCCAAGCTATTCAAAGCCCAAGAACTCCATATTCCTGTTTTGTATGAGAAGGATTTATTAACACTTCTTAACGCTAAATAA